A single region of the Pseudorhodoplanes sp. genome encodes:
- a CDS encoding amidase, translated as MSTAVSKADRRSPFVPHDLARPIAGSDSGLLAGLTVAIKDMYDIAGERTGGGNPDWLAAQRPAARNASAVQKLLDAGATVIGKTICDEFFYSVAGVNEHYGTPVNPRAPGRIPGGSSSGSASAVAAGTCDFALGSDTGGSVRIPAAFCGVYGIRTTHGRVDATGAMAMAASFDAIGWFANGPGVLRNVGTVLLDGNAQPAAVERLLVLDDAFAEADSDVAALLRAALAAMTPALPGPQHRRIAPEGFDAWREAFRIIQAHEIWQVYGDFVTARRPQLGSGIRERMQAASQIGADELGRARDVYATARAHLREIAQPGTLLALPTAPSIAPRLDASPAELDSVRTRIMRLTCLAGLAGLPQLSIAVGTVAGCPAGLSLIGWPGGDESLLELGLSLSRYCGLEA; from the coding sequence GTGAGCACGGCCGTCAGCAAGGCGGACCGCCGCTCGCCCTTCGTGCCGCATGATCTGGCGCGGCCGATTGCCGGATCCGACAGCGGCTTGCTTGCCGGGCTGACCGTCGCGATCAAGGACATGTACGACATCGCCGGCGAGCGGACCGGAGGCGGCAATCCTGACTGGCTGGCTGCGCAGCGTCCCGCCGCACGCAACGCCAGTGCCGTGCAGAAGCTGCTCGATGCCGGCGCGACGGTGATCGGCAAGACGATCTGCGATGAGTTTTTCTACAGCGTCGCCGGCGTCAACGAGCATTACGGTACGCCGGTCAATCCGCGCGCCCCCGGACGTATTCCGGGAGGATCCTCGAGCGGTTCGGCATCCGCGGTTGCGGCGGGCACCTGCGATTTCGCGCTCGGCAGCGACACCGGCGGTTCAGTGCGCATCCCCGCCGCCTTCTGCGGCGTTTATGGCATCCGTACGACGCACGGCCGCGTCGACGCAACGGGTGCAATGGCGATGGCGGCCTCGTTTGATGCGATCGGCTGGTTTGCGAATGGACCGGGCGTTCTCCGCAATGTCGGTACGGTTTTGCTTGATGGCAACGCACAGCCGGCCGCGGTGGAGCGCTTGCTGGTCCTCGACGACGCCTTTGCCGAAGCCGATAGCGATGTTGCCGCCCTGCTCCGTGCGGCACTCGCCGCGATGACGCCGGCACTGCCGGGCCCGCAACACAGACGTATTGCGCCCGAGGGCTTCGACGCGTGGCGCGAGGCGTTCCGCATCATTCAGGCGCACGAGATCTGGCAGGTGTATGGCGACTTTGTCACCGCCCGCCGGCCGCAGCTCGGATCGGGCATTCGCGAGCGCATGCAGGCGGCCTCGCAGATCGGCGCCGACGAACTCGGCCGTGCACGCGACGTCTATGCGACGGCACGCGCCCACCTGAGAGAGATTGCACAGCCGGGCACCCTGCTCGCGCTACCCACGGCGCCGAGCATTGCACCGCGGCTGGACGCCTCGCCGGCGGAACTTGATTCCGTGCGCACCCGCATCATGCGGCTGACCTGTCTTGCCGGGCTTGCCGGATTGCCGCAGCTATCGATCGCGGTCGGGACTGTGGCAGGATGTCCGGCGGGACTGTCGCTGATCGGCTGGCCGGGCGGCGACGAGAGCCTGCTCGAACTCGGATTGTCGCTGTCGCGCTATTGCGGGCTGGAAGCATGA
- a CDS encoding flavin-dependent oxidoreductase: protein MTSKTQDIAIIGGGICGLALALNLHRLGIGCRVYERAPEVKELGVGITLLPHAMREFTALGIADELFKVGIENAESCFFNRFGQLIYREPRGKFAGYQYPEVGIHRGRLHLILYQQALRELGAERIITDRDCVGLEQDETGVSLALRETSSGRYLGSMRAAAAIACDGVNSTIRKSFYSDEEVAFAGINTWRGVTRRPPILTGRSYMRIGSILTGKIVIYPIIDNVDASGNQLINWMAEIKTDNLAKNDWNKPGDLDDFFHIYKDWRFDWLDVAELIRNADQILEYPMVDKDPVARWTFGRVTFAGDAAHPMYPRGSNGAAQAAIDARTLADCLTAHDDVRDALKAYEEARLAPTAKIVRTNREFPPDFINIKVEELVGDQPFDDLDKYITQDELRALSENYKRIAGFALSDIARPAGN, encoded by the coding sequence ATGACATCAAAGACGCAGGACATTGCGATCATCGGCGGCGGCATTTGCGGATTGGCGCTGGCGCTCAACCTGCACCGGCTCGGCATTGGCTGCAGGGTCTATGAACGCGCGCCGGAGGTGAAGGAGCTCGGCGTCGGCATCACCCTCCTGCCGCATGCGATGCGCGAATTCACCGCGCTCGGCATCGCCGACGAGCTGTTCAAGGTGGGCATCGAGAATGCGGAGAGCTGCTTCTTCAACCGCTTCGGCCAGCTCATCTACCGGGAGCCGCGCGGCAAGTTCGCCGGCTATCAATATCCGGAGGTCGGCATCCATCGCGGCCGCCTGCACCTGATCCTCTATCAGCAGGCGCTGCGCGAGCTCGGCGCCGAGCGCATCATCACCGACCGGGATTGCGTCGGCCTCGAACAGGATGAGACCGGCGTCAGCCTCGCCTTGCGCGAGACCTCATCCGGCCGCTATCTCGGGAGCATGCGCGCGGCCGCGGCCATTGCCTGCGACGGCGTCAATTCCACCATCCGCAAGTCCTTCTATTCCGACGAAGAGGTGGCTTTTGCCGGCATCAATACGTGGCGCGGCGTGACGCGAAGACCACCGATCCTGACCGGCCGCAGCTATATGCGGATCGGTTCGATTCTCACGGGCAAGATCGTGATCTATCCGATCATCGACAATGTCGACGCCAGCGGCAACCAGCTCATCAACTGGATGGCCGAAATCAAGACGGACAATCTCGCCAAGAACGACTGGAACAAGCCGGGCGATCTCGACGACTTCTTCCATATCTACAAGGATTGGCGCTTCGACTGGCTGGACGTGGCGGAGTTGATCCGCAATGCCGACCAGATCCTCGAATATCCGATGGTGGACAAGGATCCGGTCGCGCGCTGGACATTCGGCCGCGTCACCTTTGCCGGAGATGCCGCGCACCCCATGTATCCGCGCGGCTCGAACGGCGCGGCGCAGGCCGCCATCGACGCCCGCACGCTGGCCGATTGCCTGACGGCGCACGACGACGTGCGCGACGCGCTGAAGGCCTACGAGGAGGCGCGCCTCGCGCCGACCGCGAAAATCGTCCGCACCAACCGGGAATTCCCGCCGGATTTCATCAACATCAAGGTGGAAGAGCTGGTCGGAGACCAACCGTTCGACGACCTCGACAAATATATCACGCAGGACGAATTGCGCGCGCTGTCCGAGAATTACAAGAGGATTGCGGGCTTTGCGCTATCCGACATCGCGCGTCCGGCCGGGAACTGA
- a CDS encoding DUF1328 family protein, with the protein MFKWAVLFLILSLVAGAMGFANISEIAKRISMVLFALFFLMFLGLLLFAWLVANALQGSGVVEPSTGDLIKSAIALGSLLAQHVPLDLAGIRFR; encoded by the coding sequence ATGTTCAAATGGGCGGTGCTGTTCCTCATTCTCTCGCTGGTCGCGGGCGCGATGGGATTCGCCAATATTTCGGAAATCGCCAAACGCATTTCCATGGTGCTGTTCGCGCTGTTCTTCCTGATGTTCCTGGGACTGCTGCTGTTCGCGTGGCTGGTTGCGAACGCGTTGCAGGGAAGCGGCGTGGTCGAGCCCTCGACCGGAGACCTCATCAAAAGCGCGATCGCGCTAGGCTCCCTGCTGGCGCAACACGTGCCGCTGGATCTTGCCGGAATCCGTTTTCGGTAA
- a CDS encoding AMP-binding protein, translating to MDYPKRFNAAGELLDTAIARGWGTRPAIRSSDGIVSYAELLERTNRIAAVLVHDVGLVPGNRVLLRSANNPMLAAAWLGVLKAGGIVVSTMPLLRSRELAYILEKAAVQFAICDARLAGEWQGAVEAAPQVRTLYFNGEAPDSLETRMTAQSGIFENVIVSHDDVGLIAFTSGTTGSAKATMHFHRDILAVADCFPRFLRIQEDDVFAGSAPFAFTFGLGAMLLFPLRFGASGVLLEQPTPEALLGAIERHRVTRLFTVPTLYRAMTAQRANYDLTSLRTCISSGEHLPPSVFDAWKKATGLTLRNSIGSTEMLHAFLAMPEGETRPGAVGKPLPGYEAMVVDDEMKPLPPNTVGRLAVRGPTGCRYLDDVERQQIYVRQGWNLTGDAFLVDDEGYFRYHARSDDMIVSAGYNISGAEIEEVLLGHPDVRECAVVGLPDAERGQIVAAFVVLSDGKAGDEAMTKSLQDYVKSSIAPYKYPRAIRYLAALPKTDSGKIQRHVLRQQGA from the coding sequence ATGGACTATCCGAAGCGGTTCAATGCGGCGGGCGAATTGCTCGATACCGCCATTGCCCGCGGGTGGGGCACGCGGCCTGCCATTCGCAGCAGCGACGGCATTGTCAGCTATGCGGAACTGCTCGAGCGCACCAACCGTATCGCCGCGGTGCTGGTCCACGATGTGGGCCTCGTGCCGGGAAACCGCGTGCTGCTGCGCTCGGCCAACAATCCGATGCTGGCGGCGGCATGGCTAGGCGTGCTGAAGGCGGGCGGAATTGTTGTCTCCACCATGCCGCTGCTGCGCTCGCGGGAACTGGCCTACATTCTGGAAAAGGCAGCCGTACAATTTGCGATTTGCGATGCGCGGCTGGCCGGCGAATGGCAAGGCGCCGTCGAGGCCGCGCCGCAGGTACGCACGCTGTATTTCAACGGCGAGGCACCCGACAGCCTCGAAACGCGCATGACGGCGCAGAGCGGCATTTTTGAGAACGTCATTGTCTCGCACGACGATGTCGGACTGATCGCCTTCACCTCGGGCACTACCGGATCCGCGAAGGCGACCATGCATTTCCATCGAGACATTCTCGCGGTCGCCGATTGCTTTCCGCGCTTCTTGCGCATTCAGGAAGACGATGTCTTTGCCGGCAGCGCACCCTTCGCATTCACCTTCGGGCTCGGCGCCATGCTCTTGTTTCCGCTGCGCTTCGGCGCGTCCGGCGTGTTGCTGGAGCAGCCGACGCCGGAGGCCTTGCTGGGCGCGATCGAGCGGCATCGTGTCACTCGGCTGTTCACCGTACCGACGCTCTATCGCGCGATGACCGCGCAGAGGGCGAATTACGACCTGACAAGTCTCAGAACCTGCATTTCTTCCGGCGAGCATCTGCCGCCCTCGGTGTTCGACGCATGGAAAAAGGCAACCGGTCTCACCTTGCGCAACAGCATCGGTTCAACCGAGATGCTGCATGCTTTCCTGGCCATGCCTGAGGGAGAGACGAGGCCGGGCGCGGTCGGAAAGCCGTTGCCGGGCTACGAGGCCATGGTGGTCGACGATGAGATGAAGCCGCTGCCGCCCAACACTGTCGGGCGCCTCGCTGTGCGTGGCCCGACCGGCTGCCGCTATCTCGATGACGTCGAGCGCCAGCAGATTTATGTCCGCCAGGGCTGGAATCTCACCGGCGACGCCTTCCTCGTCGATGACGAGGGTTATTTCCGCTATCACGCGCGTTCCGACGACATGATCGTCAGCGCCGGCTACAATATTTCCGGCGCCGAGATCGAAGAGGTTCTCCTCGGTCATCCGGATGTCAGGGAATGCGCCGTTGTCGGCCTACCGGATGCGGAACGCGGGCAGATCGTGGCCGCCTTTGTCGTGTTGAGCGATGGCAAGGCCGGTGATGAGGCAATGACCAAGAGCCTGCAGGATTACGTCAAGTCTTCGATCGCGCCCTACAAATATCCGCGCGCCATCCGCTATCTGGCCGCTTTACCGAAAACGGATTCCGGCAAGATCCAGCGGCACGTGTTGCGCCAGCAGGGAGCCTAG
- a CDS encoding NADH:flavin oxidoreductase, whose product MWRPPQRIRFEAKPGRIPSRQEAEASRLFSPVQVGPVTLEQRTWIPAMVPWRATEDGFVTPDVIEWYARFARGRPGAIVVEATGIRDIPSGPLLRIGHDRYVDGLRTLTQAIREASGGETRLFIQLIDFLAIRRRPDRAKFFARFLEITDRHRQAFDDPGMSEADVRAALAALNDEQLLQTLTAPEYEALQFGYRERVTDMHLEHIRNLPKVLPGLFADAAMRARDAGFDGVELHYAHAYTMASFLSRTNTREDGYGGSRENRLQLPLEVFAAVRERVGKDFAVGCRYLAEECIEGGNEIDDTVPFGVAFAKAGMDFISTSRGGKFDDAKQPSVGAAAYPYTGPSGYECMPQFISDEHGPFGRNVVATAAIRKAIRDTGHDTPVVCAGGIHNFEMAERLLAEGVCDIVGAARQSLADPDWFRKIKLGLGDQVRTCEYSNYCEGLDQKHKTVTCQLWDKEALDAPGARLTPDGKRRLIAPDWQPPQKTS is encoded by the coding sequence ATGTGGCGCCCCCCGCAACGTATCCGCTTCGAGGCAAAGCCCGGCCGCATTCCGTCGCGGCAGGAAGCCGAAGCGTCGCGCCTGTTTTCACCGGTGCAAGTCGGCCCCGTGACGCTCGAGCAGCGGACCTGGATTCCGGCCATGGTGCCCTGGCGCGCGACCGAGGATGGTTTTGTCACGCCGGACGTGATCGAGTGGTACGCCCGCTTTGCGCGCGGCCGGCCTGGGGCGATCGTCGTGGAAGCCACCGGCATTCGCGACATCCCGAGCGGGCCGCTGCTGCGGATCGGCCATGACCGCTATGTCGACGGCTTGCGCACGCTCACCCAGGCCATCCGCGAGGCGAGCGGCGGCGAAACAAGGCTTTTCATCCAGCTCATCGATTTTCTCGCCATCCGGCGGCGGCCGGACCGCGCCAAGTTCTTTGCGCGGTTTCTGGAGATCACCGACCGGCATCGCCAGGCGTTCGACGATCCCGGCATGAGTGAAGCGGATGTCCGCGCCGCGCTGGCGGCGTTGAACGACGAACAGCTCCTGCAGACGCTGACGGCACCGGAATACGAGGCCCTGCAGTTCGGTTATCGTGAGCGCGTCACCGACATGCATCTTGAGCACATTCGCAATCTGCCCAAGGTGCTGCCCGGCCTGTTTGCGGACGCCGCCATGCGTGCCCGCGACGCCGGATTTGACGGTGTCGAGCTGCATTACGCACATGCCTATACGATGGCCTCATTCCTTTCCCGCACCAATACGCGAGAGGACGGCTATGGCGGCTCACGCGAAAACCGGCTGCAGCTGCCGCTGGAAGTGTTCGCGGCCGTTCGCGAGCGCGTCGGCAAGGATTTTGCGGTGGGATGCCGCTATCTGGCGGAAGAATGCATCGAGGGCGGCAACGAGATCGACGACACGGTGCCCTTCGGCGTCGCCTTCGCGAAAGCCGGGATGGATTTCATCTCCACGTCGCGCGGCGGCAAATTCGACGATGCCAAGCAGCCGAGCGTGGGCGCCGCCGCCTATCCCTATACGGGACCGAGCGGCTATGAATGCATGCCGCAATTCATTTCCGACGAGCACGGGCCTTTCGGCCGCAACGTCGTCGCAACCGCCGCCATCCGCAAGGCGATCCGCGACACCGGCCATGACACGCCGGTGGTTTGCGCCGGCGGCATTCACAATTTCGAAATGGCGGAAAGGCTGCTTGCGGAAGGTGTCTGCGACATCGTCGGAGCCGCAAGACAGTCGCTCGCCGACCCGGACTGGTTTCGCAAGATCAAGCTGGGACTGGGCGACCAGGTGCGGACCTGCGAATACAGCAATTACTGCGAAGGCCTTGATCAAAAGCACAAGACCGTGACCTGCCAGCTTTGGGACAAGGAAGCGCTCGATGCGCCGGGCGCACGTTTGACGCCGGACGGCAAGCGCCGCCTCATCGCGCCTGACTGGCAGCCGCCGCAGAAGACCTCATGA
- a CDS encoding SDR family oxidoreductase has product MSGLFCFGLSYTAAAYIERHGAQFSRIAGTVRNADKAEQIAKNGIAGRAVDAFAFDDMRAAKSLSDAALLIVSIPPDAHGDIALRDYSDRLRQTSALRSIIYLSTIGVYGDHAGAWVDETTMPNPKSARSRERLKAELQWQDFGRATGIPVAIFRLPGIYGPGRNALINVARGEARRIVKPGQVFNRIHVHDIAQAIKAAYIRRANGIFNICDDEPAPAQDPIAYAADLLGAVLPAEVAFDDIKPTLSPMALSFYAESKRVRNTRMKDELGVSLLYPSYREGLRALFEQGDAANLR; this is encoded by the coding sequence ATGAGCGGATTGTTTTGCTTCGGCCTAAGCTACACGGCCGCAGCCTATATCGAGCGCCATGGCGCACAGTTCAGCCGCATTGCGGGCACGGTGCGCAATGCGGACAAAGCCGAGCAAATCGCCAAGAACGGAATTGCCGGCCGTGCGGTCGACGCTTTTGCCTTTGACGATATGCGGGCGGCGAAATCGTTGTCAGATGCCGCGCTGCTGATCGTCTCGATCCCGCCGGATGCGCATGGCGATATTGCACTGCGCGATTATTCCGACCGCTTGCGTCAGACGAGCGCGCTGCGATCGATCATCTATCTCTCCACCATCGGCGTTTATGGCGATCACGCCGGCGCCTGGGTCGACGAGACGACCATGCCCAATCCGAAGTCTGCGCGCAGCCGGGAGCGGCTCAAGGCGGAATTGCAGTGGCAGGATTTCGGTCGCGCCACCGGCATCCCCGTCGCAATCTTTCGGCTGCCGGGCATTTACGGGCCGGGGCGTAACGCGCTCATCAATGTCGCGCGCGGGGAAGCCAGGCGTATCGTGAAGCCGGGCCAGGTTTTCAACCGCATCCATGTGCACGATATCGCGCAGGCGATCAAGGCGGCGTATATCCGGCGCGCGAACGGCATTTTCAATATCTGCGACGACGAGCCGGCACCGGCACAGGATCCCATCGCCTATGCCGCCGACTTGCTCGGCGCGGTGTTGCCGGCGGAAGTCGCCTTTGATGATATCAAGCCGACGCTATCCCCGATGGCGCTCAGCTTTTATGCTGAGAGCAAGCGTGTACGGAACACGCGCATGAAGGATGAGCTCGGGGTCAGTCTGCTTTATCCAAGCTACCGGGAAGGCCTGCGCGCCCTGTTTGAGCAGGGTGACGCAGCCAACCTTCGCTAG
- a CDS encoding cupin domain-containing protein — protein MDVRQIDWSSIPWTPVREGVDRKAFSGASATVALHRLMPGHKPQPHSHVHEQIAYIISGTMRFHVGDKSYLLGPGGVLFIPSNVEHWGEVVGDEPVLNLDVFTPQRPEYAA, from the coding sequence ATGGATGTGCGGCAAATCGATTGGAGCTCGATTCCCTGGACGCCGGTACGCGAGGGCGTTGATCGCAAGGCATTCTCAGGTGCCAGCGCGACTGTGGCGTTGCATCGCCTGATGCCGGGACACAAGCCGCAGCCGCACAGCCACGTGCACGAGCAGATCGCCTACATTATCTCCGGCACCATGCGCTTTCATGTCGGCGACAAGTCCTACCTGCTCGGACCGGGCGGCGTCCTTTTCATTCCCTCCAATGTGGAGCATTGGGGCGAAGTCGTCGGCGATGAGCCGGTTCTGAATCTCGACGTCTTCACACCGCAGCGGCCGGAATACGCGGCCTAG
- a CDS encoding branched-chain amino acid ABC transporter permease: MGDFGYIAQILISGISVGCIYGLIAVGFCVIYNASGIVNFAQGAFVMLGGIVTHTLMQKGMPMPAAALASVAFGAALGVAIERVVVRPLWDRHATMFVMILATLAAQIVIERATLIGVGDQPKALPVFTDLPPLRIAGIAISYQILWIVGASLLIVALLGLFFKSTKVGKAMRACAINHEAAALQGIPVNRMLALAFALSAGLGAIAGILITPTQYTAFNVGVPFAISGFIAAIIGGFGRPLGAFLGGIMLGLAQSLAIVTFGAGLKNVAALSILLLFLFIRPSGLFGSAK, translated from the coding sequence ATGGGTGATTTCGGCTATATTGCGCAGATTCTCATCAGCGGCATCAGTGTCGGCTGCATCTACGGCCTGATCGCCGTTGGTTTCTGTGTTATCTACAACGCCAGCGGCATCGTGAATTTCGCACAAGGCGCTTTCGTGATGCTGGGCGGCATTGTCACGCATACACTGATGCAGAAGGGCATGCCGATGCCGGCGGCGGCATTGGCCTCGGTCGCATTCGGCGCGGCGCTCGGCGTTGCGATCGAACGGGTCGTCGTGCGACCGCTCTGGGATCGTCACGCGACGATGTTCGTCATGATCCTGGCGACGCTGGCGGCGCAAATCGTGATCGAGCGCGCAACGCTCATCGGTGTCGGCGACCAGCCGAAGGCGCTGCCGGTCTTCACCGATCTGCCGCCACTGCGAATCGCGGGCATTGCGATCAGCTATCAGATCCTCTGGATCGTCGGCGCCTCGCTGCTGATCGTCGCTTTGCTCGGGCTGTTCTTCAAAAGCACGAAGGTCGGCAAGGCCATGCGCGCCTGTGCCATTAATCATGAAGCGGCGGCGCTTCAGGGGATCCCCGTAAACCGCATGCTGGCGCTGGCCTTCGCGCTCAGCGCCGGTCTCGGCGCCATTGCCGGCATCCTGATCACCCCGACGCAATATACTGCGTTCAACGTGGGCGTGCCCTTCGCAATCAGCGGATTCATCGCCGCCATTATCGGCGGGTTCGGCCGGCCGCTCGGCGCGTTCCTCGGCGGCATCATGCTTGGCCTTGCGCAATCGCTGGCGATTGTCACCTTCGGCGCGGGACTGAAGAATGTCGCTGCGCTGTCGATCCTGCTGCTGTTTCTGTTCATTCGTCCGTCCGGGCTGTTTGGCTCGGCGAAATGA
- a CDS encoding ABC transporter ATP-binding protein, giving the protein MTLKLDNLTKRFGGLTAVDSVSCDIPDRGVTAIIGPNGAGKTTLFNMISGFHVPTAGRVTFGGRDITGAKPEDVAALGLVRTFQLVQLFPDLPAIENVKVGRHLRTSGGILSAVFRPRWARQQEAALDETARTLLDRVGLSGQADQQASVLPYGQQRLLEIARGLAADPKLLLLDEPAAGLNSEESARLSALIRAIAGGGTKVVLIEHDMNLVMNTADFIIVLDFGKKIAEGSPAEIRTNPAVLTAYLGEAGHG; this is encoded by the coding sequence ATGACCCTCAAGCTCGACAACCTGACGAAACGGTTTGGCGGACTCACCGCGGTCGATTCCGTGAGCTGCGACATACCGGACCGTGGCGTGACGGCGATCATCGGGCCGAACGGCGCCGGCAAGACCACGCTCTTCAACATGATTTCGGGTTTCCATGTGCCGACCGCCGGCCGCGTGACCTTCGGCGGTCGCGACATCACCGGCGCAAAGCCGGAAGACGTGGCGGCGCTCGGCCTCGTGCGCACCTTCCAGCTTGTTCAGCTTTTTCCTGATCTTCCCGCGATCGAGAATGTGAAGGTCGGCCGGCATTTGCGGACCAGCGGCGGCATTCTGTCGGCCGTTTTCCGCCCGCGCTGGGCACGCCAGCAGGAGGCTGCGCTTGACGAGACGGCGCGGACGTTGCTCGACCGCGTCGGACTGTCCGGCCAGGCGGACCAGCAGGCGTCGGTTCTTCCTTACGGGCAGCAGCGTCTCCTGGAGATCGCGCGCGGTCTTGCCGCCGATCCGAAACTGTTGTTGCTCGATGAACCGGCGGCGGGTCTGAATTCGGAGGAATCCGCGAGGCTCTCTGCGCTGATCCGGGCGATTGCCGGCGGCGGCACCAAGGTTGTCCTGATCGAGCACGACATGAATCTCGTGATGAATACGGCGGATTTCATCATCGTTCTGGATTTCGGAAAGAAGATTGCCGAAGGCTCACCGGCCGAAATCCGGACAAACCCCGCGGTTCTGACGGCTTATCTCGGCGAGGCCGGCCATGGGTGA
- a CDS encoding branched-chain amino acid ABC transporter permease, which translates to MTTSRNITSLEPARIAALAPWLLGAALIAYAWFSGGYLVTVMSFALIYAIFVAGLNVFMGFAGQVSFGQNAFAAISGYTSAVLTTTYGMEPLVGMAIGISGALAFALLIGYPTLRLKGHYLAMATLAVGLIVYEVAVHWQSVTQGYMGISGIPPLGIGRYEVTSEKSQLLLLVIVACIMLFIAWRIRNSRLGRAFVAVAGSEDAARALGIDVAHYKLVSFLISAGYAALAGSLFVHVVGFVSPEVYGMHMVVLAFTMLYVGGIGTIVGPLIGAIVISLLPEMFRQFKDYQDLIYGAVLILLLIYAPKGIASLSSLLMRDRKSALPS; encoded by the coding sequence ATGACGACCTCGCGCAATATTACTTCGCTTGAACCGGCACGCATCGCGGCGCTGGCGCCGTGGCTGCTTGGTGCGGCATTGATCGCCTATGCCTGGTTTTCCGGCGGCTACCTCGTCACCGTCATGTCCTTTGCGTTGATCTATGCGATCTTCGTGGCCGGCTTGAATGTGTTTATGGGCTTCGCCGGGCAGGTTTCGTTCGGGCAGAACGCTTTCGCCGCGATCAGCGGCTACACATCGGCTGTGCTGACGACCACCTATGGCATGGAGCCGCTTGTCGGCATGGCGATCGGCATTTCCGGCGCGCTCGCCTTCGCTCTGCTCATCGGCTACCCGACCCTGCGCCTCAAGGGCCATTACCTTGCGATGGCGACGCTTGCGGTCGGCCTCATTGTCTATGAAGTCGCGGTGCATTGGCAGTCAGTGACCCAGGGCTATATGGGCATTTCCGGCATCCCGCCGCTCGGCATTGGCCGCTACGAAGTGACCTCCGAGAAGAGTCAGCTGCTGCTGCTGGTCATTGTCGCCTGCATCATGCTTTTCATCGCATGGCGGATCCGCAACTCGCGGCTCGGGCGAGCCTTTGTCGCGGTCGCCGGCAGCGAAGATGCCGCCCGCGCGCTCGGCATCGACGTCGCCCATTACAAGCTCGTGTCATTCCTGATTTCGGCAGGCTATGCCGCGCTCGCCGGCTCGCTCTTCGTGCATGTCGTCGGTTTCGTGAGTCCGGAAGTCTACGGCATGCACATGGTCGTGCTTGCCTTCACCATGCTCTATGTCGGCGGTATCGGGACCATCGTCGGGCCGCTGATCGGCGCCATCGTGATCAGCCTGCTTCCGGAAATGTTCCGGCAGTTCAAGGACTATCAGGACCTGATCTATGGTGCGGTTCTGATCTTGCTGCTGATTTATGCGCCCAAGGGCATCGCGTCGCTGTCGTCGCTCCTGATGCGCGACCGGAAAAGCGCGTTGCCGTCATGA
- a CDS encoding ABC transporter ATP-binding protein — MTASPARDRILETDGISARYGRVEALHRTDIQVGAGELVAVLGPNGAGKSTLMRAIMGLVDNSGAVRFQGEALPRRDPVAVAGRGVVLVPEGRGIFGPMTVGENLELGAYRLNSKSEFERRLERVLGLFPRLKERLSQTSGSLSGGEQQMLAVGRALMAEPKILLLDEPSLGLAPRVTSEILETLGELNRQGLPVILVEQKAPLALKLAHRAYLFAVGRVVAEIDPRQIKSHDDLAQYYFA, encoded by the coding sequence GTGACCGCGTCGCCGGCGAGAGACAGGATACTGGAAACGGACGGGATCTCGGCGCGCTACGGGCGCGTCGAGGCTCTGCACCGGACGGATATCCAGGTCGGCGCCGGTGAACTCGTCGCCGTGCTGGGGCCGAACGGCGCCGGCAAATCAACCCTGATGCGCGCGATCATGGGATTGGTCGACAATTCCGGCGCCGTGCGCTTCCAGGGCGAAGCATTGCCGCGCCGCGACCCGGTCGCCGTGGCGGGCAGGGGTGTCGTGCTCGTTCCGGAAGGCCGCGGCATTTTCGGTCCCATGACCGTTGGCGAAAACCTTGAACTCGGCGCCTACCGTCTCAACAGCAAGTCCGAATTCGAGCGCCGCCTGGAACGGGTGCTCGGTCTGTTTCCTCGCCTGAAGGAGCGCCTGTCGCAGACTTCCGGCTCTTTGTCAGGCGGCGAACAGCAGATGCTTGCGGTGGGCCGTGCTCTCATGGCCGAACCGAAAATTCTGCTTCTCGACGAGCCGTCGCTCGGCCTCGCGCCCCGCGTGACGTCGGAAATTCTCGAGACGCTCGGCGAACTCAATCGACAGGGACTGCCGGTGATCCTGGTCGAGCAGAAGGCGCCGCTCGCGCTCAAACTCGCGCATCGCGCCTATCTGTTCGCGGTCGGCCGTGTCGTTGCCGAAATCGATCCACGCCAGATCAAGTCCCATGACGACCTCGCGCAATATTACTTCGCTTGA